One Scomber japonicus isolate fScoJap1 chromosome 1, fScoJap1.pri, whole genome shotgun sequence DNA window includes the following coding sequences:
- the gpalpp1 gene encoding GPALPP motifs-containing protein 1, with protein MSSHNVIGPALPPMFREDSDEDSENESGFAGPALPPGYKRGEPSSSSDESDQEVLVKRAKTSHTPAEAETTKVPEEEEDDGFFGPALPPGFKKKQSSPERPPLLGPALPPGFRRAAYDDDDENNDEDGEDFPGPALPPGYQAEPSSSEGEEEGEIGPMPAKGPVQDSVALDFERRARMMKEKLTKDDTPEVLTRETWMTELPPELQHIGLGARTFKKKSGPEKGDRSIWTDTPADVERKARERLEGKKKGEVEKCSNVHVTKKDIEMAEKVTKYNESKRAESLMSLHTKTMKEKAKEAGDKPVERRPFDRDADLQVNRFDEAQKQRLLKKSQELNTRFSHSKEKMFL; from the exons ATGTCGTCTCATAACGTAATCGGACCTGCCTTGCCCCCGATGTTCAGAGAAGATAGTGATGAAGACTCTGAAAATGAAAGCGGAT TCGCTGGCCCCGCTCTGCCTCCAGGTTATAAACGGGGAGAACCGTCGAGCTCATCGGATGAAAGTGACCAGGAGGTGTTGGTCAAAAGAGCCAAGACTAGTCACACACCTGCAGA GGCAGAGACGACAAAGgtaccagaagaagaagaagatgatggtTTCTTTGGACCAGCTCTGCCACCAGGATTTAAGAAAAAACAGAGTTCACCAGAAAG GCCACCTCTGTTGGGACCAGCTTTGCCTCCTGGGTTTCGCAGAGCAGCATACGATGAcgatgatgaaaataatgatgaagatggagaGGATTTCCCAGGGCCTGCACTACCCCCAGGCTATCAGGCTGAACCCTCCAGCAgcgagggagaggaggagggtgaaaTCGGACCTATGCCGGCCAAAGGGCCCGTTCAAGACTCTGTGGCTCTGGACTTTGAGCGCAGGGCAAGAATGATGAAAGAGAAATTGACTAAAGAT GACACTCCTGAGGTGCTGACCAGAGAAACATGGATGACAGAGCTCCCGCCAGAACTGCAGCACATTGGCTTGGGGGCACGAACTTTCAAGAAGAAGTCAGGCCCAGAGAAAGGAGACCGCTCTATTTGGACTGATACGCCTGCAGACGTGGAGCGCAAGGCCAGG GAACGCCTtgagggaaagaaaaagggtGAGGTGGAGAAATGCAGTAACGTTCATGTCACCAAGAAGGACATAGAAATGGCAGAGAAAGTGACTAAGTATAAT GAGTCTAAACGTGCTGAGTCTCTGATGAGTTTGCACACAAAGACTATGAAGGAAAAGGCAAAGGAGGCGGGTGACAAGCCAGTGGAGAGGAGACCATTCGATCGGGACGCAGACCTACAGGTCAACCGCTTTGATGAGGCGCAGAAGCAGCGGCTGCTGAAGAAATCTCAGGAACTGAACACACGCTTCTCCCACAGCAaggaaaaaatgtttctttaa